Proteins from a single region of Pyrus communis chromosome 6, drPyrComm1.1, whole genome shotgun sequence:
- the LOC137737507 gene encoding peptide methionine sulfoxide reductase B5-like has product MAAPALAPPGPVQKTEEEWRAVLSPEQFRILREKGTEPKFTGEYDKVFEEGVYQCAGCGTPLYKSTTKFDSGCGWPAFYEGLPGAINRSPDPDGRRTEITCAACGGHLGHVLKGEGHKVPTDERHCVNSVSIKLVPETSAL; this is encoded by the exons ATGGCTGCACCTGCACTTGCACCACCAGGGCCAGTTCAGAAAACTGAGGAAGAATGGCGGGCTGTTCTCTCCCCGGAGCAGTTCAGGATTCTACGCGAGAAAGGAACTGA GCCAAAATTCACTGGGGAATATGACAAGGTTTTTGAAGAAGGGGTTTACCAATGTGCTGGTTGTGGGACACCACTTTATAAGTCAACTACCAAGTTTGATTCCGGATGCGGTTGGCCTGCATTCTACGAGGGTCTGCCTGGAGCCATAAACCGATCG CCTGACCCAGATGGGAGGAGAACTGAGATCACATGTGCAGCTTGCGGCGGTCACTTGGGACATGTTCTTAAAGGGGAAGGGCACAAGGTGCCGACAGATGAACGCCACTGTGTCAACAGCGTTTCCATCAAGCTTGTTCCTGAAACGTCTGCACTATGA